AAAATCAAACTTTTCAGTAACCCGTGCAGCTGCCATTTCATTCAAAAATGTGAAAGCAAAGGAACTCGAACTGACAAATATCAAGAAAGCCTGGTTTAATTCTTGTGAAATGGGCAAACTCATTATAAAGAACGTTGGTAAGTTTTTTGTTACCGACTCAAAGATAAATCACCTGAACGTTTCGAATTTCTCTTCGGGAAGACTTTATTCAACATCACTTTATTCCAACGATATCACTATTTCAATCAGTAACTTCTCGGTCGTGGAATTTGTCGATAGCTGGATCTCTGCAAACAAATGTGCTCAGGTACAAGATTACTCTGTTCTAAGATTGAGAAGTACACAAATAAATGGTGATGTTGCCATCACTCTTTCTGGTTACTCTGTCTTTGACAGTTTTGCCAATGACATTTCTTCTTCAACAGCACTCTATGCCAAGGACTCAAGAGTTAGGCTCTTCAAAACAAAGATCCTTGGAGAGGTTGTCAAGGTTGGAAAATCAGAGATCATCAGTATGTGAATTCGATGAAGATCTTCTAAGAATTCTCAAGTTACCCGATGTGGGCAAGTCTTATCGTCCAACACATGCAACCACATTGTTGGCATGGTACTCAAAACCCAGTAAATCTCAGAGAAGATTGATCGAGCTCGGTTGTGCTACTGGAGCTGTATGTGCATATCTTGCCTTGAGATATAAAATAATCGTCACTGCCATAGAAAAGGATGAATTTTTATTCAAATCTGCACAGAAAACAATTGAAATGAACAATTTGTCAAATATGACGGTTCACAACATCTCTTGTTCGCAGGTACGTGATTTTTTTCAGGCGGAATCTTTCGATATGGTCGTGGCAAATCCTCCACACCACTTGACAAATATACCAAGTCCAGATTCCCTGAGGAGGACCACCAGAACGGCTGATTTTCAAAGTGCCATTGAATTCATCGAGGCAACGAGTTACCTTCTCAAAAACAAAGGAGTCTTTGTTTACATACTACCACCAACGCATTTGAGTTTCTGGGTGGTGGAGTTTACAAAAAGAAAACTCCAACCAAAAAAGGCGCTGCCAGTCTATGGAAGTCCAAAAGGTAATGCACAATTTTTTCTTCTGAAGGGTGTGAAAAATGGGGGCATCGGACTCATAATCGAGCCCCCGTTATTTCTCAAAAGAGCTTGAGTTCCTTTATTCCACTTTCGACTATCTGCTTTGTGTCTCTCGCTATGACCATTTCTTCATCGGTTGGAACTATCAAGACGGCTACCTTTGAGTCTGGCGTACTGATAATTCTTTCCACTCCTTTTACTTGATTTAGATTTTTATCTATTTTTATTCCAAGAAATCCAAGGTACTCACAAACCTTTTCACGCACATAAGGTGAGTTTTCTCCTACACCTGCGGTGAAAACTATTGCATCAACACCATTCATCGCTGCAGCATAAGCGCCGATGTATTTTGCTATTCTATAGACATAGATATCAAGGGCAAGCTGAGCCATTTCATTTCCTGAATGAGCTGCATCTTCGATATCTCTCATGTCAGAACTCAGTTGTGATAAACCAAGCACACCACTTTTTTTGTTGAGTATATCGTAGACTTTATCAACAGACATTCCAAGGTTTTGTTGCATGTAGATAACTATTGCTGGATCGATATCACCAGATCTTGTGCCCATGACGACTCCTTCAAGTGAAGTGAATCCCATCGATGTGTCCACAGACTTTCCATGTCTCACAGCAGCTATCGATGCCCCATTACCAAGGTGACAAGTTATTACTTTGAAATCATAATAATCTCTTCCAAGTATTTCAGCCGCTCTTTTAGAAACATATCTATGACTCGTACCATGGAAACCATATCTTCTGATCCTGTATTTTTCGTAGAATTCGTATGGTATAGGATAAAGAAAAGCCTTCTTGGGCATCGATTGATGAAAAGCAGTGTCAAAAACACCTACGTTTGGAACATTTGGTAGTAATTTCTGAACGGCGCGAATTCCCATGATGTTCGGTGGATTGTGTAAGGGAGCAAGATGAACATTTTCTTCTAAGACCTTCATCACTTCATCGTCAATCAAAACCGAGCTTGCAAATCGCTCTGCACCATGTACAACCCTGTGGCCAACTGCGCTGATTTCGGACAGATCTTTTATAACACCTATCTCTGGATCGAGCAATACTTCCAATATCAATTTCAGGGCTTCTTCATGATCTTTCATGGGTTTTTCGATCACATGTTTGTCGGCATTGACACGATGAACAAGTCGGCTACCCTCGATACCAACTCTCTCGGCAAGTCCTTTGCACAAGACTTTTTCACCTTCCATATCGATAAACTGATACTTCACCGATGAACTGCCACAGTTGACAACCAATATCTTCACAAGATTCCCTCCTCTAAACTCTATTGTAATGCCCCGTTGGAAATTTCATGACCAAACCCTTTAATTCATATTCCGTCAATTTTGATAAAACCTCGGGAAGTCCCAAATTCAGCTTGCTCACAATTTCCTCTGCCAACAGCGGACCTTCATCAAAAATTTTCAAAAAATCATCTTGTCTCTCATCTTTTACCAAAGTTATTCCATAGTATTCAAGTATCTGAGTTGAATCTGTTAGTGGTATTGCGCCCATTTTTAAAAGCCAGTTACAACCCTCGCTCATTTTTTTGTCTATATCTGCAGGTACAGCGAAAACATCACGCCCTATCTCAGCAGACATTCGAGCGGTAATCAAGGCACCACTATCCATAGGTGCTTCAATGACGATCGTTGCTCTGCAAAGGCCTGCAATGATCCTATTTCTGGCGGGAAAATTCTGTTTTGCCGCTTTCGTACCAAAAGGGTACTCACTCACGATGCAACCGTTTTCAACGATTCTCTCGTACAACCTTCTATTAGAGGCTGGATAACATACATCGACTCCCGTCCCAAGTACGGCTATTGTTTTTCCGTTGTTTTCAATCGAAATTTGGTGAGCAAGACTGTCGACTCCAAATGCCATACCACTCACTATCGCAAGATCTGCATGAACCAGTTCAGGTAATATTTTCTTTATTACCAACCTTCCATAATCAGTGATACGCCTTGTACCAACAACCGCTATACATTTCTCATTGAGCAGTTTTTTATTACCAAGGCAGAATAAAACAGCTGGTGGAGAGATCGTTTGCCTTAAAAGTTCGGGATAATCTTCATCCCAAAAACTAATTATCTCTGTACCGATTTCTTTGGCTCTTCTTTCTTGATCATTCATGAACTTTTCATCATAATGTGCTTTGAATCTCTCAAAACCATCCATGAAGTCTGCCTTCAGAATTTCTTCAATAGAATCAAATCTTGAAACGATGCGCTCAAGTTCTTCAATTGAAAACCTTCCAAAATAAGAGAGTGCAAAGATCTCAATTGGTTTCATTTTTTTGCATAATCTCCTTTATTTTATCGGCCACTCCAGATGGTTTACCTGGTATGCACATGTCGTAAGATGCCTTACCAGCAACCACAGCCTTTGCATAGGCTTCACAACCGGCATAACCACAAGCACCACAATTGGCACCAGAAAGGACCTGCTTGATCATCTCAACTCTTGGATCTTCTTTTACTTCAAATTTTTTCGCAGAATACGCCAAAAAAGTACCAAAAGCAAAACCAAGAACTGTTAACAACAAAGTCGAATAAAGTACAGTCATCTTATCACCTCACAGCTTTATCAAGCCTTGGAAACCCATGAAAGCCATCGAGATTATAGAAGCAAGTATCAAAGCTATTGGTAACCCTTCAAATGATTTTGGTAAATCGTAGAGTTCAAGTCTCTCTCTGATACCAGCGAAAATTACCAAAGCCAATAAAAATCCCAGCCCAGCACCAAGTGCATGAGAAGCCGCCTCGAGTAATGAATAATTTGCCTGTGCGTTCAAAATCGCAACTCCAAGTATGATACAGTTTGTAGTGATTAATGGCAAATAAATCCCAAGAGCTTCATAAAGTCCTGGACTGTTCTTCTTCAAAAAGAACTCGACAAATTGCACAAAAGTTGCTATCACAAGTATAAACACCACAATCTGCAAAAATCCCAATCCCATTGTGACAAGTAATTTGTTCACAAACCATGTTATGACCGACGACATCACAAGTACAAACGTAGCTGCAAACCCCATGCCAACGGCTGTGTCCATTTTCTTCGAAACACCGAGAAATGGACAGATTCCCAAAAATCTTATAAAGACATAGTTGTTAACTAAAAGGGCAGAGAAGAGTATCAGAAAAACTCTCATTTCTGTTCACCTCTTTGTTTACGCTTCATTCCAATGAATGCAAAAAGTGCAGCCAAAAGACCAAGGGTCATATAACCACCAGGAGGCAGTATCATGGCAAAGACGTTGAAAGCCTTACCCCAAATATGCAAACCAAAAACAGTCCCATTTCCCAAAAGCTCTCTGATACTACCCAGAAGGACCAGAGATCCGGTGAATCCAAAGCCAACACCAAGCCCATCTAAGAAAGAAGCCCAGATACCATTTTTTGAAGCAAAGGCTTCGGCACGTCCCATGATTATACAATTCACTACAATCAATGGTATGAAAAGTCCAAGTGTTTTCCACAGATCATAGATGAAAGCGTGCATCAATAAGTCAAGGATTGTAACAAAAGTTGCTATAACAGTTATAAAGATAGGTATTCTGAGATTTTTGGGGACATTCTTTCTTATTGAAGAAATCACCACATTGGACAAAGCCAATACACTTGTTGCAGCAAGCCCCATACCAAGGCCATTGATAGCACTCGTAGTAACTGCAAGGGTCGGACACATACCAAGTACTTGAACGTAGGTGGGGTTCTCTTTGAAAAATCCCTTTGTGAATTCTTTCAAAGAACTCATCATTTCACCCCCGATTTCAAATAAGAAAGCATGGCATTGATTGCATTAACAACCGCTCTGGGTGTTATAGTTGCACCGGTCATCACATCACTGACCTTTACAACCCCTTTTGTCTTAGCTTCTTGGGGCGATAAATTTGACATATTCGCATCTTTATCCACACGAAGACCATTTTCCAATGCAGATGGCTCTATCGGATAAAATCTTTTTTGAATATCTTCTTCCCCTATTTTTGCACCAAGGCCAGGTGTTTCTTGAGAGTAATCTGTCACGCGAATCGATAAAAGCATGAAACCATCTGATTTTCTAACAAAACTCGCAACAACGGAAACCGCTCCTCCATATCCTATAGCCGATCCACTCAGTACATAGACAATTCCCATATCTGAATCAAATTGATAAACCGGAGAATAAACCTTGCCATTGTTTTCTTCAAAGATTACTTTTGTTTCATCTTTCACCTGCGCAACGGTTGTCTTGATTTTGTCCAAAGGCACTACGTATTGTCCGCTTTCATCTTTTAACACCGCTTCTATGGCTTCAAACTTTTTTCCGAGCTCTACTATCGCAATACGATCCTTTGTAATGGTATACACCAAACCGAGTGCGAAACCAGCAACGGCACAGTATATTAGTAGGATGAATCCCATCTTCACATATTCTTTCATGATTTCACCTCACCGAAAATCCTTGGCTTGAAAACACGATCTATCAAAGGAGTTAGAGCGTTCATCAAAAGTATCGCCAAAGATACACCTTCTGGATAACCTGCAAAATATCTTATTGTCATAGTGACAAGACCACATCCCAAACCAAAAACCGCTTGACCTTTGAAAGTCATAGGGCTTGTAACCATATCTGTAGCCATGAACAAAGCCCCGAGAAAGAGTCCACCACTCAATATATGAAACAAAGGTGTACCGAATCTACCAGGATTTATGAAATAAAATAAACTCGAAAATAGGAAAACTGTACCTATGTAAGACAATGGAATAATCGGACTGACTCTTTGCTTGTACAATAAATAGACAAATCCAATCACCAACAAAAGTACACTCGTCTCACCTATGCATCCACCCACGTTGCCAAAGAAAAGATCGGTATAACTAAAACTGCTCAAAGCTTCTTTCAATCCCTGTTGCTTTAGAACTCCAAGTGGTGTAGCCGACGTCAAAACATCCCAAGGAGATTTTGAAAAAGCCATCAACGGATTGATCCATCTTGTCATGAGTGTAGGAAATGATATTAAGAGAAAGACCCTTCCAACAAGCGCAGGGTTGAATATATTTTGACCTATACCACCAAAAGCCTGTTTTGCGATACCTATTGCTATTATTATTCCAATCAATAAGAGCCACCACGGAGCAGTTGGTGGGAGGTTCATGGCAAGTAACAATCCTGTCACTGCGGCGCTAAAATCAGGTACAAATTCTTTCTGCTTTCTCAAAACCTTGACTATAAACCACTCGATCATCTCAGCCGCAACCGCTCCAAAGATACATAGAAAAAGTGCATACCAACCAAAAAACAAAGCCGCTCCTGCAACTGCTGGACCGAGTGCGATCAAAACATCAATCATTATATTTCTCACAGTATCTTCACTTCTTATATGTGGTGCATCTTTTGTGATTAACTTCATTTTTTACCACCCCTCAGAGCCTGATAGACCTTCTTAGCGAGTTTAA
The DNA window shown above is from Thermotoga profunda AZM34c06 and carries:
- the ackA gene encoding acetate kinase, producing the protein MKILVVNCGSSSVKYQFIDMEGEKVLCKGLAERVGIEGSRLVHRVNADKHVIEKPMKDHEEALKLILEVLLDPEIGVIKDLSEISAVGHRVVHGAERFASSVLIDDEVMKVLEENVHLAPLHNPPNIMGIRAVQKLLPNVPNVGVFDTAFHQSMPKKAFLYPIPYEFYEKYRIRRYGFHGTSHRYVSKRAAEILGRDYYDFKVITCHLGNGASIAAVRHGKSVDTSMGFTSLEGVVMGTRSGDIDPAIVIYMQQNLGMSVDKVYDILNKKSGVLGLSQLSSDMRDIEDAAHSGNEMAQLALDIYVYRIAKYIGAYAAAMNGVDAIVFTAGVGENSPYVREKVCEYLGFLGIKIDKNLNQVKGVERIISTPDSKVAVLIVPTDEEMVIARDTKQIVESGIKELKLF
- a CDS encoding electron transport complex protein RnfA, yielding MRVFLILFSALLVNNYVFIRFLGICPFLGVSKKMDTAVGMGFAATFVLVMSSVITWFVNKLLVTMGLGFLQIVVFILVIATFVQFVEFFLKKNSPGLYEALGIYLPLITTNCIILGVAILNAQANYSLLEAASHALGAGLGFLLALVIFAGIRERLELYDLPKSFEGLPIALILASIISMAFMGFQGLIKL
- a CDS encoding RnfABCDGE type electron transport complex subunit B, with the protein product MTVLYSTLLLTVLGFAFGTFLAYSAKKFEVKEDPRVEMIKQVLSGANCGACGYAGCEAYAKAVVAGKASYDMCIPGKPSGVADKIKEIMQKNETN
- the dprA gene encoding DNA-processing protein DprA; translation: MKPIEIFALSYFGRFSIEELERIVSRFDSIEEILKADFMDGFERFKAHYDEKFMNDQERRAKEIGTEIISFWDEDYPELLRQTISPPAVLFCLGNKKLLNEKCIAVVGTRRITDYGRLVIKKILPELVHADLAIVSGMAFGVDSLAHQISIENNGKTIAVLGTGVDVCYPASNRRLYERIVENGCIVSEYPFGTKAAKQNFPARNRIIAGLCRATIVIEAPMDSGALITARMSAEIGRDVFAVPADIDKKMSEGCNWLLKMGAIPLTDSTQILEYYGITLVKDERQDDFLKIFDEGPLLAEEIVSKLNLGLPEVLSKLTEYELKGLVMKFPTGHYNRV
- a CDS encoding RnfABCDGE type electron transport complex subunit D, producing the protein MKLITKDAPHIRSEDTVRNIMIDVLIALGPAVAGAALFFGWYALFLCIFGAVAAEMIEWFIVKVLRKQKEFVPDFSAAVTGLLLAMNLPPTAPWWLLLIGIIIAIGIAKQAFGGIGQNIFNPALVGRVFLLISFPTLMTRWINPLMAFSKSPWDVLTSATPLGVLKQQGLKEALSSFSYTDLFFGNVGGCIGETSVLLLVIGFVYLLYKQRVSPIIPLSYIGTVFLFSSLFYFINPGRFGTPLFHILSGGLFLGALFMATDMVTSPMTFKGQAVFGLGCGLVTMTIRYFAGYPEGVSLAILLMNALTPLIDRVFKPRIFGEVKS
- a CDS encoding RnfABCDGE type electron transport complex subunit G: MKEYVKMGFILLIYCAVAGFALGLVYTITKDRIAIVELGKKFEAIEAVLKDESGQYVVPLDKIKTTVAQVKDETKVIFEENNGKVYSPVYQFDSDMGIVYVLSGSAIGYGGAVSVVASFVRKSDGFMLLSIRVTDYSQETPGLGAKIGEEDIQKRFYPIEPSALENGLRVDKDANMSNLSPQEAKTKGVVKVSDVMTGATITPRAVVNAINAMLSYLKSGVK
- the rsxE gene encoding electron transport complex subunit RsxE; this encodes MSSLKEFTKGFFKENPTYVQVLGMCPTLAVTTSAINGLGMGLAATSVLALSNVVISSIRKNVPKNLRIPIFITVIATFVTILDLLMHAFIYDLWKTLGLFIPLIVVNCIIMGRAEAFASKNGIWASFLDGLGVGFGFTGSLVLLGSIRELLGNGTVFGLHIWGKAFNVFAMILPPGGYMTLGLLAALFAFIGMKRKQRGEQK
- a CDS encoding tRNA1(Val) (adenine(37)-N6)-methyltransferase — encoded protein: MENQRSSVCEFDEDLLRILKLPDVGKSYRPTHATTLLAWYSKPSKSQRRLIELGCATGAVCAYLALRYKIIVTAIEKDEFLFKSAQKTIEMNNLSNMTVHNISCSQVRDFFQAESFDMVVANPPHHLTNIPSPDSLRRTTRTADFQSAIEFIEATSYLLKNKGVFVYILPPTHLSFWVVEFTKRKLQPKKALPVYGSPKGNAQFFLLKGVKNGGIGLIIEPPLFLKRA